The window CTACTTAAATGTTTCTAATCTTAAAAATGAAATTGATATTTTCTAAAATCGTAGGAATTAATGGCGATTCCAGTTCGGTTCTACCGATATGTACAGGGAGATCGCCTTATAATACTtgacgacctcgccgccgtcaatTCCGGACATGCGCGGCGGCGGTTCTTGCACCGGCCTCGGCCTCCGGTGGCCGTGCCGGCGTTGCCGCCTCCACGGCGCGGATGGCGACGGTGACGCTGACACCGtgctcgacgtcgccgtcgtcgttgtctCCTCCGGTGGCGCAGGAGCATGACGACGTCGACCCCGCCGCCCCTTGCCGCCCGAAGCTCCAGAGCCTTCTCAGTGACCTCAGCCGCGCCAAGctcggcgacgacctcgccgccgcgtcgcgcggGGTCGTCGAAGCCGCGGATTCGGGGATCTCGATCACCAGCGTGCTGCGGCCCTCCGCTGTCATGGTCAccgcgccggcgccatggtcggaCAGGCCGAGCAGGACGCTCGCCGGGAGGCTCACGGTGTAGCTcgccggcggctccggcgggacgggaggaagaggcggcggcggcacgacgacggtgAGGCGGCAGAGCGGGCAGGTGGAGTGGGAGCCGAGCCACATGTCGACGCACTCGGCGTGGAAGCCGTGGCCGCACCGGGGGAGGAACCtggcctcctcgccgtcctcgagCTCCGCGAGGCACACCGCGCactcgacgccgtcgtcgtcctcctcctcctcctccttcgccgccgccgccgccgtgctgcggCTGTACACCGTGACCGGCAGCGACCGGAGCACCTCCGGGTCGACCCCTCCTCCCGTTCCACCGTCCCCGCCGCTCccagagcgccgccgcggccgcggccgccgcccgcgcccgctcgtcgacgtcgtcgtcacgGCGCGGCGCCGCTCGTCGCAGTAGCACTGGAGCAGGACGAAGGCGAGCGTGAGCGCCGCGAAGACGATGAGCAcggccgccacggtggcgaTGCCGCCGGCCGTCATGGCTGCCTGCCCTGCAGGCGCggacaccggcgacggcgacgacgacgacgaagactcGTCCATGGCGGGGCCGCCCTGCTCGACACCCCGCACCATAATAATCGACCGTCACATGCATATGTGACCGCGCGCACTCGAGCTCGCGTCGCATatttatacacacacacacatagcgGAGTAGTAGGCTAGAGTGGTAGATGGAATGAGACGCGGTGAGATGCGAGCGCAAGCAGAGGCTTCCTGGAAGGGGGATGCGCGCC of the Oryza sativa Japonica Group chromosome 2, ASM3414082v1 genome contains:
- the LOC107276748 gene encoding E3 ubiquitin-protein ligase EL5 — translated: MVRGVEQGGPAMDESSSSSSPSPVSAPAGQAAMTAGGIATVAAVLIVFAALTLAFVLLQCYCDERRRAVTTTSTSGRGRRPRPRRRSGSGGDGGTGGGVDPEVLRSLPVTVYSRSTAAAAAKEEEEEDDDGVECAVCLAELEDGEEARFLPRCGHGFHAECVDMWLGSHSTCPLCRLTVVVPPPPLPPVPPEPPASYTVSLPASVLLGLSDHGAGAVTMTAEGRSTLVIEIPESAASTTPRDAAARSSPSLARLRSLRRLWSFGRQGAAGSTSSCSCATGGDNDDGDVEHGVSVTVAIRAVEAATPARPPEAEAGARTAAAHVRN